From one Alicyclobacillus acidocaldarius subsp. acidocaldarius Tc-4-1 genomic stretch:
- the rlmN gene encoding 23S rRNA (adenine(2503)-C(2))-methyltransferase RlmN, whose translation MVHLYDFTLEELRDWVVQELGERPFRAVQLYEWMYQKRAKSFEEMTNLPKALRQRLNEMAYLRSAKQVVRQDSKVDPTTKFLLAWPDGVTVESVLMRHNYGNSVCVSSQVGCKMGCTFCASTLGGMIRHMTAGEMVEQVMHSQALLDEVGQRVSSVVVMGSGEPMDNYDQVMRFIDIITNQHGLNIGQRHITVSTVGLVPGIRRLAEEGRQITLAVSLHAPNDAIRGRMMPVNKAYPIAKLMEACHDYYRKTGRRISFEYALVAGENDSLECAQELAALLKGLPCHVNLIPVNYVPERGYRRTDRKQIFAFWRALLDAGVNATIRREMGHDIAAACGQLRAQYANRQA comes from the coding sequence ATGGTCCATTTGTATGATTTCACGCTCGAGGAGTTGCGCGACTGGGTGGTGCAAGAACTCGGCGAGCGGCCATTTCGCGCGGTTCAATTGTACGAGTGGATGTACCAGAAGCGGGCGAAGTCGTTTGAAGAGATGACGAATCTCCCGAAGGCGCTTCGCCAACGTTTGAACGAGATGGCTTACCTGCGGTCCGCCAAGCAGGTCGTGCGACAGGATTCCAAGGTGGATCCGACGACGAAATTTCTGCTCGCATGGCCGGACGGCGTCACGGTCGAATCGGTGTTGATGCGCCACAACTACGGAAATAGCGTCTGTGTGTCGTCTCAGGTCGGGTGCAAGATGGGCTGCACGTTCTGCGCGTCCACGCTCGGAGGCATGATCCGCCACATGACCGCGGGCGAGATGGTGGAGCAGGTGATGCACAGCCAGGCGCTGTTGGACGAAGTGGGGCAGCGCGTGTCCTCCGTCGTGGTCATGGGTTCCGGTGAGCCGATGGACAACTACGATCAAGTTATGCGATTCATCGACATCATCACGAACCAACACGGTCTCAACATCGGACAGCGCCACATCACGGTGTCGACCGTCGGGCTGGTGCCCGGCATTCGCCGCCTTGCGGAAGAAGGCCGTCAAATCACGCTGGCTGTATCTCTACACGCGCCGAACGACGCCATCCGCGGGCGCATGATGCCCGTGAACAAGGCGTACCCGATTGCCAAGTTGATGGAGGCATGTCATGATTACTATCGAAAAACGGGACGCCGAATCTCGTTCGAATACGCGCTGGTGGCAGGCGAGAACGACAGCCTCGAGTGCGCCCAAGAGTTGGCGGCGTTGCTGAAGGGTTTACCGTGCCACGTCAACCTGATTCCAGTGAACTATGTGCCTGAGCGCGGTTATCGCCGCACGGACAGGAAGCAGATCTTCGCATTTTGGCGCGCGCTGTTGGATGCGGGTGTGAACGCCACCATTCGCCGCGAGATGGGACACGACATCGCGGCGGCGTGTGGACAGCTTCGCGCTCAATACGCGAACCGGCAAGCCTGA
- a CDS encoding Stp1/IreP family PP2C-type Ser/Thr phosphatase has translation MIYAAKSHIGLVRTMNQDGYAVVDDLPVGVLFVVADGMGGPQAGDVASRIAVERVSEYVGRHLSAEANPREVVSSAIADANEEIYRQAAAVPEYAGMGTTIVCALALADRMVVAHVGDSRAYALTGGEFRQVTEDHSLVAELVRRGHLPASEAKHHPQRNIVTRSLGTEPVSLPDLTEVPWREGDVLLLCSDGLSNLVEDDELKVFLEQAREARAKQDVSAAVDAMIQLALDRGGTDNVTALVAVHREEDTIG, from the coding sequence ATGATCTACGCGGCGAAGTCTCATATCGGGCTGGTGCGCACCATGAATCAGGACGGCTACGCGGTTGTGGACGATTTGCCGGTGGGCGTCCTATTCGTGGTGGCCGACGGCATGGGGGGACCTCAGGCTGGGGATGTGGCCAGCCGGATCGCCGTGGAACGGGTGAGTGAATACGTCGGACGGCATCTCTCGGCTGAGGCGAACCCGCGGGAGGTCGTTTCGTCGGCCATCGCGGACGCGAACGAAGAGATTTACAGGCAGGCGGCGGCAGTGCCCGAATACGCCGGCATGGGAACTACCATCGTGTGCGCGCTCGCCCTCGCGGACAGGATGGTGGTGGCTCACGTAGGAGATAGCCGCGCGTATGCGTTGACCGGCGGCGAGTTCCGCCAGGTCACCGAAGATCACAGCCTTGTTGCCGAACTGGTGCGGCGAGGCCATCTGCCTGCCTCGGAAGCCAAGCATCACCCGCAGCGCAATATTGTGACGAGGTCCCTTGGCACCGAGCCCGTGAGTCTTCCAGATCTGACGGAGGTGCCGTGGCGGGAGGGCGATGTCCTGCTTCTGTGTTCGGACGGGCTTTCGAATTTGGTGGAAGATGATGAACTGAAAGTGTTCCTGGAACAGGCGCGTGAGGCACGTGCAAAGCAAGACGTGTCCGCGGCCGTGGACGCGATGATCCAGCTTGCGCTCGACCGGGGCGGGACGGACAACGTCACCGCACTTGTCGCGGTGCATCGAGAGGAGGATACCATCGGATGA
- the pknB gene encoding Stk1 family PASTA domain-containing Ser/Thr kinase: protein MTARALGGRYRLEQKIGEGGMAEVYRAIDTLLDRTVAVKMLRSQYAVDEEFVRRFRQEAQAAARLSHPNIVNVYDVGVEDGQQYIVMEYVDGPTLKDVIVERAPLPVEEVIRISKQICSALQHAHELHVVHRDIKPHNILLTKSGQVKVADFGIARAATGHTIAHRQATTVLGSVHYFSPEQARGGPTDAKSDIYSLGVVMYEMLTGKLPFEGDSPVSVALKHLREPFVEPRQLNKDIPQSVENIVLRCLVKEPEGRYPNMAAVMADLDAALERPNVPKFVSPSDMDDKTIVVPAMGDRLSEALKLRRPKADGERAKGARASKPPMAPWKRASLIAGIVVLSLAALGLGGYAAIVIVTRLLTVPNVELPSVVGKPVASAVATLEAAGFSRQQIQEKFEPNLKAASGIVYQQSPAGNTQVKKTRDITLYVSQGAPKVAVPDVTNEPLDQAKQALVSAGFSANNIVVQTETSTSVPSGDVISSNPAPGTQVPITSKITLTVSQQQYVTVPKLVGLTLQQAEAAIQAAGLTLGTVTPSDLVNQNPLVSYAYPYIQGDRVPVGSTINLYVVPNPASIPPSNGTGNDTGNAANGGSQNDLGNAAGVGNGSTNSAAGDSSAGDTGNATQPTAQSAPQPQPPGKAAPGHLKHKGH from the coding sequence ATGACGGCGCGCGCGCTCGGGGGTCGTTACCGTCTCGAGCAGAAAATCGGCGAAGGCGGCATGGCGGAAGTGTATCGCGCCATCGATACGCTCCTCGATCGCACGGTGGCCGTGAAGATGCTGCGCAGCCAATACGCGGTGGACGAGGAGTTCGTTCGCCGTTTTCGTCAGGAGGCGCAGGCTGCTGCGCGCCTTTCCCATCCGAACATCGTCAATGTGTACGATGTGGGCGTAGAGGACGGCCAGCAATACATCGTGATGGAGTACGTCGACGGTCCCACGTTGAAGGACGTGATCGTCGAGCGCGCACCGCTCCCGGTCGAGGAAGTGATCCGCATCAGCAAGCAGATCTGCTCGGCCTTGCAGCATGCGCACGAGCTGCACGTGGTTCACCGCGACATCAAGCCGCACAACATTCTCCTGACGAAGAGCGGCCAGGTCAAGGTGGCGGACTTCGGCATCGCCCGGGCCGCGACCGGACATACCATTGCGCATCGCCAGGCGACGACGGTGTTGGGATCGGTTCACTACTTTTCGCCCGAACAGGCGAGAGGGGGTCCCACAGACGCGAAAAGTGACATCTATTCCCTTGGGGTCGTCATGTACGAGATGCTGACGGGTAAACTCCCCTTTGAGGGAGACTCCCCCGTGAGCGTCGCGCTCAAGCACCTCAGGGAGCCGTTCGTTGAACCGCGCCAGCTGAACAAAGACATTCCGCAGAGCGTGGAGAACATCGTTTTGCGCTGTCTCGTCAAGGAGCCGGAAGGCCGTTACCCCAACATGGCCGCGGTGATGGCCGATCTCGACGCTGCGCTCGAGCGCCCCAATGTCCCGAAGTTCGTCTCACCTAGCGATATGGACGACAAGACCATCGTGGTGCCTGCGATGGGGGATCGCCTGAGCGAGGCTCTGAAACTGCGGAGGCCCAAGGCGGACGGGGAGAGGGCCAAGGGAGCGCGCGCGTCCAAACCGCCGATGGCACCCTGGAAACGGGCGAGTCTCATTGCAGGCATTGTGGTGTTGTCGCTGGCGGCGCTTGGCCTCGGCGGCTACGCGGCCATCGTGATTGTGACGAGGCTTCTCACCGTGCCGAACGTGGAACTGCCGTCCGTCGTCGGGAAGCCGGTGGCCTCGGCCGTGGCCACGCTGGAGGCAGCAGGTTTTTCTAGGCAACAGATTCAGGAGAAGTTTGAGCCCAATCTGAAGGCTGCATCTGGGATTGTGTATCAGCAGTCACCCGCGGGCAACACCCAGGTGAAGAAGACGCGAGACATCACGCTCTACGTCAGCCAGGGCGCGCCGAAGGTGGCGGTTCCGGACGTGACCAATGAGCCGCTGGATCAGGCCAAGCAGGCGCTCGTGAGCGCCGGATTTTCAGCCAACAACATTGTCGTTCAGACGGAGACGAGCACTTCTGTGCCGTCGGGGGACGTGATCTCGAGCAATCCGGCGCCTGGGACGCAGGTTCCCATCACGTCGAAGATCACCCTCACGGTGAGCCAGCAGCAATACGTCACGGTGCCGAAACTCGTGGGGCTTACACTTCAACAGGCGGAGGCGGCCATTCAAGCGGCGGGCCTCACCTTGGGCACCGTGACGCCGAGCGATCTCGTCAACCAGAATCCGCTCGTTTCCTATGCGTACCCGTATATCCAGGGGGATCGCGTGCCCGTCGGATCGACCATCAATCTGTATGTCGTGCCGAACCCTGCCTCCATCCCGCCGTCTAATGGGACGGGGAACGACACAGGCAACGCGGCGAACGGCGGATCGCAAAACGACCTCGGAAACGCGGCAGGGGTGGGCAATGGCAGTACCAACAGCGCGGCCGGCGACAGTTCCGCGGGGGATACCGGAAACGCTACCCAACCCACGGCCCAGTCAGCGCCCCAACCGCAGCCGCCAGGCAAAGCGGCGCCTGGTCATCTGAAGCATAAAGGGCATTGA
- the rsgA gene encoding ribosome small subunit-dependent GTPase A, with the protein MREGRVIRAISGFFDVFDDGQVRRCRARGVFKVKGTTVLVGDFVRYEPVGAQEGIIREVLPRRTGLIRPPIANVDHVVVACSFVTPDLSFYMLDKTLLQASVAGVEPTIAFTKADLVSPERAAATVELYRRLGYEAVAVAAKQGEGVSLLRARLQGRVTVLAGPSGAGKSTLANALAPGISFKTGEVSEKIGRGRQTTRHVELVRLDDVTWMADAPGFSQLQVPVASREVRLHFPEFRPLAQECAYRDCLHLDEDNCAVKRAVEEGDIPAIRYMSYRQLYEEAREQELNAY; encoded by the coding sequence GTGAGAGAAGGGCGTGTCATTCGCGCCATCAGCGGATTTTTTGACGTGTTCGACGATGGTCAGGTCCGCCGTTGCCGTGCGCGCGGCGTGTTCAAGGTCAAGGGTACGACTGTCTTGGTGGGGGATTTCGTCCGCTACGAGCCCGTCGGGGCGCAGGAGGGCATCATTCGCGAGGTGCTTCCACGCCGGACCGGGCTCATCCGTCCCCCCATTGCCAACGTCGATCACGTCGTCGTCGCGTGTTCCTTTGTGACGCCTGACCTGAGCTTTTACATGCTCGACAAAACCCTACTTCAGGCCAGCGTCGCGGGCGTGGAACCGACCATTGCGTTCACAAAGGCGGATTTGGTATCTCCGGAGCGCGCGGCCGCGACGGTCGAACTGTACCGCCGCCTGGGCTACGAAGCCGTCGCCGTGGCGGCCAAACAGGGCGAGGGGGTAAGCCTACTCCGAGCGCGCCTTCAGGGCCGTGTGACGGTTCTCGCGGGGCCGTCTGGTGCAGGCAAGTCCACGCTGGCCAACGCCCTTGCGCCGGGGATCTCGTTCAAGACCGGCGAGGTGAGTGAGAAAATTGGCAGAGGACGGCAGACCACGCGTCACGTGGAACTGGTGCGGCTGGACGACGTCACGTGGATGGCAGACGCGCCGGGGTTCAGCCAGCTTCAGGTGCCGGTGGCGTCGCGCGAGGTGAGACTCCATTTTCCGGAGTTTCGGCCTTTGGCGCAGGAATGCGCCTATCGAGATTGCCTTCACCTGGATGAGGACAACTGTGCGGTGAAGCGGGCGGTGGAGGAAGGCGATATTCCTGCCATCCGCTACATGTCCTACAGGCAGCTGTATGAGGAAGCGCGTGAACAGGAGTTGAACGCGTACTGA
- the rpe gene encoding ribulose-phosphate 3-epimerase, whose product MKTPVIAPSILSSDFARLRDEVDEVIQAGCDWIHIDVMDGHFVPNLTLGPLVVKALRRHVQATFDVHLMVESPERWIAAFVDAGADILTVHYEATPHVHRALQMIRESGRKAGLALNPGTSPDGLSYLLADVDLVLVMTVNPGFGGQSLVPSTLAKVAEIRRMLDDAGRQDVHVEVDGGIHAGTIRQARDAGADVFVAGSAVFDQPNRARAIEALRAALGE is encoded by the coding sequence ATGAAGACACCGGTGATTGCTCCTTCGATTCTATCGTCAGACTTTGCTCGGCTGCGCGACGAGGTTGACGAGGTCATCCAGGCTGGGTGCGATTGGATACATATTGATGTGATGGATGGTCACTTTGTGCCCAATCTCACCCTTGGCCCTCTCGTCGTCAAGGCCCTGCGGCGCCATGTGCAAGCGACGTTCGACGTGCACCTGATGGTCGAATCGCCCGAGCGATGGATCGCGGCCTTTGTCGATGCCGGCGCCGACATCCTGACCGTGCACTACGAAGCGACGCCGCACGTGCATCGCGCGCTGCAGATGATCCGCGAGTCTGGCCGCAAGGCAGGTTTAGCGCTCAATCCGGGCACGTCTCCGGATGGGTTGTCGTACCTTCTCGCCGATGTCGATCTCGTCCTCGTCATGACGGTGAATCCCGGCTTTGGAGGGCAATCGCTCGTGCCGAGCACGCTGGCCAAGGTCGCGGAAATTCGCCGCATGTTGGACGACGCTGGCCGTCAGGACGTGCACGTGGAAGTGGATGGAGGCATTCACGCGGGAACCATCCGTCAGGCGAGAGACGCGGGTGCCGATGTGTTTGTAGCAGGGTCAGCCGTGTTTGATCAACCCAATCGCGCACGCGCGATTGAGGCCCTGCGCGCGGCGCTTGGCGAGTGA
- the spoVM gene encoding stage V sporulation protein SpoVM produces MKVYTIKLPRFLGGIVKAVLSTFTKDE; encoded by the coding sequence GTGAAGGTCTACACCATCAAATTGCCGCGCTTCCTGGGTGGAATTGTGAAGGCTGTGCTCAGCACATTTACGAAGGACGAATGA
- the rpmB gene encoding 50S ribosomal protein L28, producing the protein MARRCEVCGRGPQVGNKISHSHILTKRRWYPNLQNVRAVVDGSVKRIRVCTRCLKAGKVKRAI; encoded by the coding sequence ATGGCTCGCCGTTGCGAAGTGTGTGGCCGGGGTCCGCAAGTCGGCAACAAAATCAGCCACTCTCACATTCTTACGAAGCGGCGCTGGTATCCGAATTTGCAGAACGTGCGCGCCGTCGTCGACGGCTCCGTGAAGCGCATCCGCGTCTGCACCCGCTGCCTCAAGGCAGGTAAGGTGAAGCGCGCCATCTGA
- the recG gene encoding ATP-dependent DNA helicase RecG has translation MSLKSLSVRALPGVGPQKERALEALGIRTVDDLLHTYPFRYDERAEKPFPDWRDGDRVTARAVVEGPVQVRWRGSKSIMTARVRVDGQHPVVCLWFSQHYLRSKLSDGRFIVVTGKWNEALRRLVVNETSFEVGTHAPALVPVYRANKDLSTKAIHQLILKALEHYAEDIQESLPYALMRKYRLWTHRDALVGIHRPQSLEDVRQARRRLVFEEFLLFQIQLQWLRAKREEPAGRAQPVPSDALNAFEALLPVPMTNAQRRACEDILRDLQRPVPMTRLIQGDVGSGKTWVALFACFAVHLARGQSALMAPTEILAEQHARLAHQLLGPAGVRVELLTGSVTGRERDRVLAGLASGDVSLAVGTHALLSEGVEFRDLALLVTDEQHRFGVAQRARLREKGRAPDVLMLSATPIPRTLALAIYGDMDVSVLNELPKGRKPIQTLAVPSEDEETALRLIRKELARGRQAYIVAPAIESSERDDVASVTQLYERVREYLAGFRVELLHGRMSSADKERMMRAFRDGDIHALVATTVIEVGIDVPNATVMAIYGAERFGLAQLHQLRGRVGRGPHPSYCLLIHDASSEAARARIETMLQTNDGFEIAERDLELRGPGELFGLRQSGLPEFALGDLARDYRIMEVAREEALALLRRDDFWYAPWAEGLRHALKEAMDKVSYRD, from the coding sequence TTGTCGCTCAAATCGCTGTCCGTGCGCGCGCTGCCGGGTGTAGGCCCGCAGAAGGAGCGAGCACTCGAAGCGCTCGGCATCCGAACGGTCGACGACTTGTTGCACACGTATCCGTTTCGATATGACGAGCGAGCGGAGAAGCCGTTTCCCGACTGGCGCGATGGCGATCGCGTCACAGCGCGGGCTGTCGTCGAAGGCCCCGTGCAAGTGAGGTGGCGCGGTTCGAAGTCCATCATGACGGCGCGCGTGCGCGTAGACGGCCAGCACCCGGTCGTGTGCCTGTGGTTTTCCCAACATTACTTGCGTTCCAAGCTGTCCGACGGGCGGTTCATTGTGGTGACAGGCAAATGGAACGAAGCGCTGCGCCGCTTAGTCGTCAACGAGACATCGTTTGAGGTCGGGACCCACGCACCTGCGCTAGTGCCGGTATACCGCGCAAACAAAGATCTGTCGACGAAGGCCATCCATCAACTGATCTTGAAGGCCCTGGAACACTACGCGGAAGACATTCAGGAGTCACTGCCGTACGCGCTCATGCGCAAGTACCGGCTTTGGACGCATCGAGATGCGCTCGTCGGCATCCACCGTCCCCAATCGCTCGAGGACGTCCGTCAGGCCCGTCGGCGGCTCGTGTTTGAAGAGTTTCTTTTGTTTCAAATTCAGCTCCAGTGGCTTCGCGCAAAGCGCGAGGAGCCCGCAGGGCGCGCGCAGCCCGTGCCGAGTGACGCGCTGAACGCGTTCGAGGCCCTCTTGCCTGTTCCGATGACGAACGCGCAGCGGCGCGCGTGCGAGGACATTCTGCGCGATCTTCAGCGCCCCGTTCCGATGACGCGCCTGATTCAAGGGGACGTCGGATCGGGCAAGACGTGGGTGGCCCTTTTTGCCTGCTTTGCGGTCCACCTCGCGCGCGGGCAGTCTGCGCTCATGGCGCCCACTGAAATCCTCGCCGAGCAGCACGCGAGGCTCGCACACCAGTTGCTCGGCCCTGCCGGCGTTCGCGTCGAGCTTTTGACGGGTTCCGTGACGGGACGCGAGCGGGATCGCGTGCTGGCAGGCCTCGCTTCCGGGGACGTATCGCTGGCCGTCGGTACGCACGCTCTCTTGTCCGAGGGAGTCGAGTTTCGCGATCTCGCCCTGCTCGTCACCGATGAACAGCATCGCTTCGGCGTCGCGCAGCGCGCGAGGCTGCGAGAGAAGGGCCGGGCGCCGGACGTCCTCATGTTGTCGGCGACGCCGATTCCGCGGACGCTCGCGCTCGCCATCTACGGTGACATGGACGTGTCCGTCCTGAACGAGTTGCCAAAGGGCCGGAAGCCCATTCAGACCCTTGCGGTCCCGTCCGAAGACGAGGAAACCGCTCTTCGCCTCATCCGCAAAGAGTTGGCGCGCGGGCGCCAAGCCTACATCGTCGCGCCGGCCATCGAGTCGTCGGAACGCGACGACGTGGCGTCCGTCACCCAGTTGTACGAGCGCGTGCGCGAGTACCTGGCGGGATTTCGCGTGGAGCTCCTGCACGGCCGGATGTCAAGTGCGGATAAAGAGCGCATGATGCGCGCGTTTCGCGACGGCGACATCCACGCGCTCGTCGCGACGACCGTGATCGAGGTCGGCATCGACGTGCCCAATGCCACCGTGATGGCCATCTATGGCGCGGAGCGCTTCGGTTTGGCGCAATTGCATCAACTTCGCGGGAGAGTCGGGCGAGGGCCTCATCCGAGTTACTGCCTGCTCATTCACGACGCATCGTCCGAGGCGGCGCGCGCGCGAATCGAGACCATGCTGCAGACGAACGACGGGTTTGAGATCGCGGAGCGGGATCTCGAGTTGCGCGGGCCTGGGGAGCTGTTCGGCCTGAGGCAGAGCGGTCTTCCGGAGTTCGCGTTGGGCGATCTCGCCCGCGATTACCGGATCATGGAGGTTGCAAGGGAAGAGGCGCTGGCGCTCCTCAGGCGGGACGATTTTTGGTACGCCCCGTGGGCCGAAGGTCTGCGTCACGCGCTGAAGGAGGCCATGGACAAGGTTTCGTATCGAGACTGA
- a CDS encoding alpha/beta-type small acid-soluble spore protein, giving the protein MANQNGSNKVLVQGANRALDQMKYEIATEFGVQLGPDTTARQNGSVGGEITKRLVAYAEQQLAGH; this is encoded by the coding sequence ATGGCAAACCAGAACGGAAGCAACAAGGTGCTCGTGCAGGGCGCCAACCGCGCGCTGGATCAGATGAAGTACGAAATCGCGACGGAGTTCGGCGTTCAGCTGGGCCCCGACACGACCGCTCGCCAGAACGGCTCTGTGGGCGGCGAGATCACGAAGCGCCTGGTGGCTTACGCCGAGCAGCAGCTTGCTGGTCACTGA
- the asd gene encoding archaetidylserine decarboxylase (Phosphatidylserine decarboxylase is synthesized as a single chain precursor. Generation of the pyruvoyl active site from a Ser is coupled to cleavage of a Gly-Ser bond between the larger (beta) and smaller (alpha chains). It is an integral membrane protein.), protein MSDYHTLGEFFARKLRHGARPIGDGVTSPTDGLVREVGRLQGHLWVKGALFDLAQLVQDDRLADELSGGYVVTVYLSPRDYHRIHAPVDCAPERVWRIPGTLFPVNPASTRVIPGLLARNERVVTRFSSPLGPFAMVMVGACGVGTIRLRYAVSRGRRLKLIPGQAYRRGEEIGHFALGSTVLVLFPPSWGLEWSVEVGDHVRMGQSLAIVSME, encoded by the coding sequence TTGTCTGACTACCATACCCTCGGCGAGTTTTTTGCTCGGAAACTTCGCCACGGAGCACGCCCCATCGGGGACGGGGTTACGTCGCCGACGGACGGGCTCGTGCGGGAGGTTGGCCGCTTGCAGGGTCACCTTTGGGTGAAAGGGGCCCTGTTCGATCTCGCCCAGTTGGTTCAGGATGACCGCCTTGCGGACGAGTTATCGGGCGGATACGTCGTCACGGTGTATTTAAGCCCCCGCGATTATCATCGCATTCACGCGCCGGTGGACTGCGCGCCAGAACGCGTGTGGCGAATTCCGGGCACGCTGTTTCCGGTCAACCCCGCGTCTACGCGCGTCATTCCAGGTCTTCTCGCGAGAAATGAACGGGTCGTGACGCGCTTTTCCTCTCCTCTAGGGCCTTTTGCCATGGTCATGGTTGGCGCCTGCGGGGTGGGGACTATCCGCCTACGATACGCCGTGAGCCGGGGGCGACGGCTCAAGCTCATCCCGGGCCAAGCCTATCGCCGGGGCGAGGAAATTGGACACTTCGCGCTCGGGTCAACCGTCCTTGTGCTTTTCCCTCCGTCCTGGGGCCTCGAGTGGTCGGTGGAAGTCGGCGATCACGTGCGGATGGGACAAAGTCTAGCAATAGTATCCATGGAGTGA
- a CDS encoding NAD-dependent epimerase/dehydratase family protein, translating to MKIIIAGGDGFCGWPTALHFSERGHEVAIVDNCIRREWDKELGTRSLTPIATIQERLAAWKEISGKDIKLYYGDLQDYEFVRHVFEDFEPEAFVHFAEQRSAPYSMIDRDHAVFTQVNNVVGTLNVLFAIKETVPDCHLIKLGTMGEYGTPNIDIEEGYIRIQHKGREDVLPYPKQPFSFYHLSKVHDSHNIMFTCKAWGIRATDLNQGVVYGLWTDETRRDERLYNRVDYDGVFGTALNRFCVQAAVGHPLTVYGKGGQTRAFLDIRDTLQCIELAALHPADRGEFRVFNQFTEQFSVLQLAERVQKVAREMGLDAEIEHLPNPRVEKEEHYYNAVHTKLLDLGLKPHYLSDELIRELIQTAERYRHRVDFDVIRPKVTWR from the coding sequence GTGAAGATTATCATTGCTGGCGGTGACGGGTTTTGTGGATGGCCGACGGCGCTCCATTTCTCCGAGCGCGGTCATGAAGTGGCCATCGTGGACAACTGCATCCGCCGCGAGTGGGACAAAGAACTCGGGACCCGCTCGCTGACGCCCATCGCCACCATTCAGGAACGTCTGGCGGCTTGGAAAGAAATTTCGGGCAAAGACATCAAGCTGTATTATGGCGACCTGCAAGATTACGAGTTTGTTCGCCACGTCTTCGAGGACTTCGAGCCGGAGGCGTTTGTCCACTTTGCCGAGCAGCGCTCGGCTCCGTACTCGATGATTGACCGCGACCACGCCGTGTTCACGCAGGTGAACAACGTGGTGGGCACGCTCAACGTCCTCTTTGCCATCAAAGAGACGGTACCCGACTGCCACCTCATCAAATTGGGTACAATGGGCGAGTACGGAACCCCCAACATCGACATCGAAGAGGGATACATTCGGATTCAGCACAAGGGGCGCGAGGACGTCCTGCCCTATCCGAAGCAGCCCTTCTCGTTCTATCACCTTTCGAAGGTACACGACAGCCACAACATCATGTTTACCTGCAAGGCGTGGGGCATTCGCGCCACGGACCTCAACCAGGGCGTCGTGTACGGACTCTGGACGGACGAGACGCGCCGCGACGAAAGGCTGTACAACCGCGTCGACTACGACGGCGTGTTTGGGACCGCGCTCAACCGGTTCTGCGTGCAGGCTGCGGTCGGTCATCCGCTTACGGTCTACGGGAAAGGCGGACAGACGCGCGCGTTCCTGGACATTCGGGACACACTGCAGTGCATTGAGCTCGCGGCGCTTCATCCTGCGGATCGCGGTGAATTCCGCGTCTTCAACCAGTTCACGGAGCAGTTCTCCGTCCTCCAACTGGCCGAGCGCGTGCAGAAGGTGGCCCGCGAGATGGGCCTCGATGCGGAGATCGAGCATCTGCCGAATCCGCGCGTCGAGAAGGAGGAGCATTACTACAACGCTGTCCACACGAAGCTGCTCGACCTCGGCCTGAAGCCGCACTATCTCTCGGACGAGCTCATTCGCGAGCTCATTCAGACCGCCGAGCGCTATCGCCATCGCGTCGATTTTGACGTGATCCGCCCGAAAGTGACCTGGAGGTAA